Proteins encoded within one genomic window of Haladaptatus sp. QDMS2:
- a CDS encoding NUDIX domain-containing protein: protein MDALSDPASLQTRADVEYTEKPCVEHQHHFDAYEPIQGMVIVGITNDEGEVLLLIHREGPHMTLPYDSVESGEDWVAVATRRVEELTDCAVVIDGVARVRKKHYAPEGDGSRQTVGYDVVMRASSLAGETITEATQVDEAGAWDLRWISSVPDDAAGGAVLDDIQLFFEM from the coding sequence ATGGACGCGCTTTCTGACCCTGCTTCGTTGCAAACTCGTGCAGACGTAGAGTACACCGAGAAGCCCTGCGTCGAGCATCAACACCACTTCGACGCGTACGAACCGATACAGGGGATGGTGATCGTCGGCATCACGAACGACGAAGGAGAGGTGCTGCTGCTCATCCATCGAGAGGGGCCGCACATGACGCTCCCATACGACAGCGTTGAGTCCGGTGAAGACTGGGTCGCAGTGGCCACACGGCGCGTCGAAGAACTCACAGACTGTGCAGTCGTCATCGACGGTGTCGCACGCGTTCGCAAGAAGCACTATGCGCCGGAGGGCGACGGTTCGCGCCAGACTGTCGGGTACGACGTCGTGATGCGAGCGTCATCACTCGCGGGCGAGACAATAACGGAGGCCACACAGGTCGACGAAGCGGGAGCGTGGGATTTGCGATGGATTTCTTCGGTTCCAGACGACGCCGCAGGCGGGGCCGTCCTGGACGATATCCAACTCTTCTTCGAGATGTAG
- a CDS encoding ScpA family protein gives MTEIEPKPLVEAEDEVEPVELLVQLAEEGEIEPWDIDIVDVTDKFLAALDEADLRTSGRALFYASVLLRMKSDALLELDDPEPEEEEWMEPWEAPPGQEPEFDGPDPIAGLEAEMERRLDRKSVRGTPQTLDQLVRELREAERGSWWKERRQYDTSNSPKGFRRGTQTLDYRSADDFRMDDEPTEEEVTGTAHTEHIEEVIDDVWVMLKEQYDHGRTEVLFEEVSTAGGSRVTTFLALLFMAHRGRIVLEQEDIFGDLWIQNPPAVASASDAVAETD, from the coding sequence ACCGCTCGTCGAGGCCGAAGACGAGGTCGAACCGGTCGAACTGCTCGTCCAACTCGCAGAGGAGGGTGAAATCGAGCCGTGGGACATCGACATCGTGGACGTCACGGACAAGTTCCTCGCCGCCCTCGACGAGGCGGACCTGCGCACCTCGGGGCGGGCGCTGTTCTACGCGAGCGTCCTGTTGCGGATGAAATCCGACGCGCTGCTCGAACTGGACGACCCGGAACCCGAAGAAGAGGAGTGGATGGAGCCGTGGGAAGCGCCACCCGGTCAGGAACCTGAGTTCGACGGTCCGGACCCCATCGCCGGCCTCGAAGCCGAGATGGAGCGCCGCCTCGACCGCAAGTCGGTTCGCGGGACGCCTCAGACGCTCGACCAGCTCGTCCGGGAACTCCGAGAGGCAGAGCGCGGCTCGTGGTGGAAAGAACGCCGCCAGTACGACACGTCGAATTCGCCGAAGGGCTTCCGCCGCGGAACCCAGACGCTCGATTACCGCTCTGCGGACGACTTCCGCATGGACGACGAACCCACCGAAGAGGAAGTCACCGGCACGGCCCACACCGAACACATCGAGGAGGTCATCGACGACGTGTGGGTGATGCTGAAAGAACAGTACGACCACGGGCGCACCGAGGTGCTGTTCGAGGAGGTTTCGACCGCCGGTGGCTCTCGGGTCACGACGTTCCTCGCGTTGTTGTTCATGGCCCACCGTGGGCGCATCGTGCTGGAACAGGAGGACATCTTCGGCGACCTCTGGATTCAGAACCCGCCGGCAGTCGCGAGTGCGAGCGACGCGGTGGCCGAGACGGACTGA